A stretch of the Brevundimonas sp. MF30-B genome encodes the following:
- a CDS encoding AlpA family transcriptional regulator, translated as MARSETPLRRTIKKPELHQMVPLADSTIWELERRGEFPKRFRLTPRCVVWDLGEVEAWLERRRSHPIKRASPPDVRRRISRPVRHSDQISSPRLPAH; from the coding sequence ATGGCGAGGTCCGAAACACCCCTGCGGCGCACGATCAAGAAGCCAGAGCTGCACCAGATGGTGCCCCTCGCCGACAGCACGATCTGGGAGCTGGAGCGACGGGGCGAGTTTCCGAAGCGCTTCCGCCTGACGCCCCGTTGCGTGGTCTGGGACCTGGGCGAGGTCGAGGCCTGGCTCGAGCGACGGCGCAGCCATCCCATCAAGAGAGCATCGCCGCCGGACGTCCGCCGCCGGATCAGCCGCCCGGTGAGGCATTCGGATCAAATCTCGTCCCCTCGCCTTCCGGCGCACTGA